A genomic stretch from Rhinatrema bivittatum chromosome 9, aRhiBiv1.1, whole genome shotgun sequence includes:
- the LOC115099463 gene encoding cell wall mannoprotein HSP150-like isoform X2 yields MKIAVAFLLVALSLCYQDTAASVTQNKKSITAKGTGKDSPKHTAASVTQNKESITAKGTGKDSPKHTAASVTQNKESITAKDTGKDSPKHTAASVTQNKESITAKDTGKDSPKHTAASVTQNKENISAKVIGKVSRKCELKFSQAAKHLKYFVESFLIGFNIVKGPECIALEKTYDLFKQVDFGICG; encoded by the exons ATGAAGATCGCAGTTGCCTTTCTGTTGGTGGCTCTGAGCCTCTGCTATCAGG ATACCGCTGCCTCCgtcacccaaaacaaaaaaagcatcaCTGCAAAAGGCACTGGAAAGGATTCTCCCAAAC ATACCGCTGCCTCCGTCACCCAAAACAAAGAAAGCATCACTGCAAAAGGCACTGGAAAGGATTCTCCCAAAC ATACCGCTGCCTCCGTCACCCAAAACAAAGAAAGCATCACTGCAAAAGACACTGGAAAGGATTCTCCCAAAC ATACCGCTGCCTCCGTCACCCAAAACAAAGAAAGCATCACTGCAAAAGACACTGGAAAGGATTCTCCCAAAC ATACCGCTGCCTCCGTCacccaaaacaaagaaaacatcaGTGCGAAGGTGATTGGAAAGGTTTCTCGCAAATGTGAGCTCAAATTTTCACAGGCTGCAAAACATCTGAAATATTTTGTG GAATCATTCCTAATTGGTTTTAACATAGTGAAAGGACCAGAATGCATAGCTCTGGAG AAAACTTATGACCTGTTCAAGCAAGTG gatTTTGGTATTTGCGGGTGA